A genomic region of Arachis stenosperma cultivar V10309 chromosome 9, arast.V10309.gnm1.PFL2, whole genome shotgun sequence contains the following coding sequences:
- the LOC130951700 gene encoding E3 ubiquitin protein ligase DRIP2-like: MVTNTNKVVKVKRDTLRACMTCPLCNNLLKDATTISLCLHTFCRKCIYEKLSDEEVDCCPVCNIDLGCLPVEKLRADHNLQDIRAKIFPYKKRKTKIKEPEVLPSVSPPAKRKERSLSSLVAPKVSAQTGLTGKRTKTVSRKAAALRGCSFILEESIKKEETNGGDNMDSSTPEPSKKNKSSESTENSVELTEGKADLWTPLNCLVEAANRTKSSRSNSQAVPPAKSDSPTTAHDARDMSEITNKAELPASGQNEISIPKSKSKDNGHKAKFGDGKDGNSVPSGPVKRRRLRPSGQKKVAPTEGSTSAQVMLDATRGYCNRKNTPIWFSLVASEDQKGDVPLPQVSACYLRIKDGTVPVSFIQKYLVKKLNLASEAEVEIMCRGQPVLPSLQLHNLVDLWFRTASTSKKIPASVGSSAKDFVMVLSYCRKALPP, from the exons ATGGTGACGAACACCAACAAGGTCGTGAAAGTGAAGAGAGACACGCTAAGAGCATGCATGACATGCCCTCTTTGCAATAACCTCCTCAAAGATGCCACCACTATCTCTCTCTGCCTCCACACAT TTTGTAGGAAGTGTATATATGAGAAGCTCTCGGATGAGGAGGTGGATTGCTGTCCTGTGTGCAACATTGATCTAGGCTGCCTTCCGGTGGAAAAACTCAG GGCAGACCATAATTTACAAGACATAAGGGCTAAAATATTTCCTTATAAGAAAAGGAAGACCAAGATCAAGGAACCAGAAGTTTTGCCTTCAGTATCCCCACCTGCAAAGAGGAAGGAAAGATCACTTTCATCGTTGGTAGCTCCGAAAGTTTCGGCACAAACAGGCCTTACAGGAAAGAGGACAAAAACTGTGTCAAGAAAGGCTGCTGCATTACGTGGGTGCAGTTTTATTCTTGAAGAATCCATAAAAAAGGAAGAAACAAATGGTGGAGATAACATG GATTCGTCAACGCCTGAGCCTTCTAAGAAAAACAAGTCCAGTGAAAGCACGGAGAACAGTGTAGAACTTACAGAAGGTAAGGCTGATCTCTGGACACCGTTAAACTGCCTTGTTGAAGCCGCCAACAGAACAAAGTCCTCCAGGTCAAATTCACAAGCAGTTCCCCCTGCCAAATCGGACTCTCCAACTACTGCACATGATGCACGAGATATGTCTGAAATCACAAACAAAGCCGAGCTACCTGCTTCAGGTCAGAATGAAATAAGCATTCCAAAATCTAAGAGTAAGGATAATGGACACAAAGCAAAATTTGGTGATGGCAAGGATGGCAACAGCGTGCCTTCGGGACCAGTGAAGCGAAGAAGGTTGCGGCCTTCTGGTCAGAAAAAGGTTGCGCCGACTGAGGGGTCTACCTCAGCCCAAGTCATGCTAGATGCAACAAGGGGATATTGCAACAGAAAGAACACCCCTATTTGGTTTTCATTAGTTGCTTCAGAGGACCA GAAAGGAGATGTTCCGTTGCCGCAGGTCTCAGCATGTTACTTAAGAATAAA GGATGGCACTGTGCCTGTTTCGTTTATTCAAAAGTACCTTGTGAAGAAACTTAATCTTGCCAGTGAAGCAGAG GTAGAAATAATGTGCCGGGGTCAACCAGTGCTGCCATCTCTGCAACTACACAACCTTGTAGATTTGTGGTTCAGAACAGCATCAACCTCAAAAAAGATACCAGCATCTGTAGGATCATCAGCCAAGGATTTTGTTATGGTTTTATCATATTGTCGAAAGGCCTTGCCACCTTGA